Proteins encoded by one window of Fibrobacter succinogenes:
- a CDS encoding RNA helicase encodes MAEQNKRILKDFLNELLEKVNGHRSNISSEDVLEQFMAWAEARGTTLYPAQEEAILELLDGKNVILNTPTGSGKSMVALALHFDSLVHGRRSVYTCPIKALVNEKWMALCKEFGAENVGLSTGDATVNRDAPIICCTAEILSNMALCEGEALTITDIVMDEFHYYSDRERGVAWQVPLLTLPQSRFLLMSATVGATDFFERDMTKHTGRESVTVRSTQRPVPLDFSYSTTEISTEVQKLVNEGKAPVYVVHFTQAAAASNAQNFMSLDLCTKEEKVKINEAIKEVRFSSPYGPDVKRWLKQGIGIHHAGLLPKYRILCEKLAQQGLLKVICGTDTLGVGVNVPIRTVLFTQLCKYSGDKTAILTARDFHQIAGRAGRKGFDNVGYVVAQAPEHVIENLKLEAKSRTTGKKFQKRKPPEHGYIPFDENTFKRLIDAAPEPLTSSFQVNHGMLLNILSRPTDGCRAMRNLLKDCHESAASKKQLQHRAFLLFRSLVEKKIIEFVPAVAPGYSHLRVNMDLQDDFSMNQPLSLYLLDTLPKLDSDSPEYALDVITLCESILENPDAILRIQQSKARDARMNELKAQGMEYNQRLEELEKVEYPKPLRDFIYDTFDAFADIHPWVDENIEPKSIVREMFENFSTFSGYVKQYNLQRMEAILLRHLNGVYKVLSQTVPDGYKNEELLEMQDYLGEMIRRVDSSLLEEWEKMAHPEDYQKRLDAGTAEDEAEKAFGADKAAADITYDKKRFLNMVRQRIFQIMMSLQKQDFTDVLDSLADDLAEGELLADTEGTPWTEKRLLEIMAAYTAEHHRFRMDVEGRALAHTIVTYDGNIMQIQQMLQDEEGFNDWSIDFTVNLDESREAGMPLIKLARIGEV; translated from the coding sequence ATGGCAGAGCAAAACAAGCGTATTCTCAAAGATTTTTTGAACGAACTTCTCGAAAAAGTCAACGGACACCGCTCCAATATTTCGTCCGAAGACGTTTTAGAACAATTTATGGCGTGGGCCGAAGCCCGTGGGACAACGTTATATCCCGCACAAGAAGAAGCGATTCTCGAACTTTTAGACGGCAAGAACGTTATCCTCAACACGCCGACCGGAAGTGGAAAATCCATGGTTGCGCTCGCGCTCCATTTCGATAGCCTCGTGCATGGTCGCCGAAGCGTTTACACCTGTCCCATTAAGGCGCTCGTGAATGAAAAATGGATGGCGCTCTGCAAGGAATTCGGCGCCGAAAACGTAGGACTTTCGACCGGCGATGCAACAGTCAACCGCGACGCGCCCATAATCTGCTGCACAGCAGAAATTCTTTCGAACATGGCGCTTTGCGAAGGCGAAGCACTCACCATCACGGACATCGTGATGGACGAATTCCATTACTACTCCGACCGCGAACGCGGTGTTGCCTGGCAAGTTCCGCTACTCACGCTCCCGCAATCGCGATTTCTCTTGATGAGCGCTACAGTCGGCGCTACGGATTTTTTCGAACGCGACATGACAAAGCATACAGGTCGTGAATCTGTAACGGTCCGTTCAACGCAGCGCCCAGTGCCGCTCGATTTTAGCTACAGCACTACAGAAATTTCGACCGAAGTGCAAAAACTCGTGAACGAAGGCAAGGCTCCTGTTTACGTCGTTCACTTTACGCAGGCCGCCGCCGCCAGCAACGCTCAGAACTTCATGAGCCTGGACCTTTGCACCAAAGAAGAAAAAGTCAAGATTAACGAAGCGATTAAAGAAGTCCGCTTTTCAAGCCCGTACGGCCCCGATGTCAAGCGCTGGCTAAAGCAGGGCATCGGCATTCACCATGCAGGGCTCTTGCCCAAGTACCGCATCCTTTGCGAGAAGTTGGCGCAACAAGGATTGCTTAAAGTCATTTGCGGCACGGACACGCTTGGCGTGGGTGTGAACGTTCCGATCCGCACCGTCCTCTTTACGCAGCTCTGCAAATACAGCGGAGACAAGACCGCCATTTTGACCGCCCGCGACTTCCACCAAATTGCAGGTCGCGCAGGCAGAAAAGGTTTTGACAATGTCGGCTACGTTGTCGCACAAGCGCCAGAGCACGTGATTGAAAACCTCAAGCTCGAAGCCAAGTCCCGCACGACCGGCAAAAAATTCCAGAAGCGCAAACCGCCAGAACACGGTTACATTCCGTTCGACGAAAACACGTTCAAGCGTTTGATCGATGCCGCACCGGAACCGCTCACTTCAAGTTTCCAAGTGAACCACGGGATGCTCTTGAACATCCTGAGCCGCCCGACAGACGGTTGCCGCGCCATGCGCAATCTCTTGAAGGATTGCCACGAAAGCGCCGCAAGCAAAAAGCAATTGCAGCACCGCGCCTTCCTCCTGTTCAGGAGTCTCGTCGAAAAAAAGATTATCGAATTCGTGCCTGCCGTAGCGCCGGGCTACAGTCACTTGCGCGTGAACATGGACTTGCAGGATGACTTCTCGATGAACCAGCCGCTTTCGCTGTACCTGCTTGACACGCTCCCAAAACTTGACAGCGATAGTCCGGAGTACGCGCTTGACGTCATTACTTTATGTGAAAGCATCCTTGAAAATCCCGATGCCATTTTGCGCATCCAGCAAAGCAAGGCGCGCGACGCCCGCATGAACGAGCTCAAAGCGCAAGGCATGGAATACAACCAACGCCTTGAAGAACTTGAAAAAGTCGAATACCCAAAACCGCTGCGCGATTTTATCTACGACACGTTCGATGCATTTGCCGATATCCACCCGTGGGTCGATGAAAACATTGAGCCCAAATCTATTGTGCGCGAGATGTTCGAAAACTTCAGCACGTTCAGCGGCTACGTGAAGCAGTACAATTTGCAACGCATGGAAGCGATTTTGTTGCGCCACTTGAACGGCGTTTACAAGGTACTTTCGCAGACCGTGCCCGACGGCTACAAAAACGAAGAGCTATTGGAAATGCAGGACTACCTGGGCGAAATGATCCGCCGCGTGGATTCCAGCTTGCTCGAAGAATGGGAAAAGATGGCGCACCCCGAAGATTACCAAAAACGTTTGGACGCAGGAACTGCCGAAGACGAAGCCGAAAAGGCATTTGGTGCAGACAAGGCCGCCGCCGACATCACCTACGACAAGAAGCGATTCCTCAACATGGTGCGTCAGCGCATTTTCCAGATTATGATGAGTTTGCAAAAGCAAGACTTCACCGATGTTTTGGACAGCCTTGCCGACGATCTTGCCGAAGGCGAACTTTTAGCGGATACCGAAGGCACGCCATGGACCGAAAAGCGATTGCTAGAAATCATGGCAGCCTACACGGCCGAACATCACAGATTCCGCATGGACGTGGAAGGACGTGCGCTAGCTCACACCATCGTCACTTACGACGGCAACATCATGCAAATCCAGCAAATGCTGCAAGACGAAGAAGGGTTTAACGATTGGAGCATTGATTTTACGGTGAATCTTGATGAAAGTCGCGAAGCGGGCATGCCGTTAATAAAATTAGCACGCATCGGCGAAGTTTAG
- a CDS encoding porin family protein, which produces MKKFAAGLLTALCATAFSFAQEYNQATVQYSQDYSQAEWDNAQPATQTVDTYSAPAPEATQPTVAAPQAAPAAPQETAVAPAAAPTQSDEAMPIDEQPTIIPKKKQPISIGARASFVYGNFWGFKNLDDLEEPSGFGADFGITTRFTITKGLSFSPEIAFRLLYLEHGDEDYTRNFDMTFLDFAFYIQGEISKAFYLEVGPQFSINTSGDYTIENESGAYDNFENIEQSTVEFGINIGLGYHILNNLTLGFRWYMGFNEVFPDVKYYDDLTADDFDTNTHKIKSNVKTSVSNLKGAHTMMFKFGVTYWFI; this is translated from the coding sequence ATGAAGAAATTTGCAGCAGGTCTTTTGACCGCTCTTTGCGCCACAGCATTTTCATTCGCACAGGAATACAATCAGGCAACAGTCCAATACTCTCAAGACTATTCTCAAGCCGAATGGGATAACGCACAACCTGCAACACAAACCGTAGACACATATAGCGCCCCCGCTCCAGAAGCAACACAGCCAACTGTAGCCGCTCCGCAAGCAGCTCCCGCAGCACCGCAAGAAACCGCTGTCGCACCAGCCGCGGCTCCCACGCAAAGCGATGAAGCAATGCCCATCGATGAGCAGCCAACGATTATTCCGAAGAAAAAACAACCGATTAGTATAGGCGCACGTGCTTCATTCGTCTACGGCAACTTTTGGGGTTTCAAAAACTTGGATGATTTGGAGGAACCAAGCGGTTTCGGCGCCGATTTCGGCATCACCACTCGATTCACCATTACAAAAGGTCTTTCTTTCTCGCCAGAAATCGCATTCCGCCTCCTTTATCTTGAACACGGAGACGAAGATTACACTAGAAACTTCGACATGACTTTCCTTGATTTCGCATTTTACATACAAGGCGAAATTTCAAAAGCATTCTACCTTGAAGTCGGTCCGCAGTTTTCCATTAACACTAGCGGTGATTACACTATAGAAAACGAAAGCGGAGCCTACGACAATTTTGAAAACATCGAACAAAGTACGGTCGAATTCGGAATCAACATCGGTCTCGGCTATCACATTTTGAATAATTTAACACTCGGTTTCCGTTGGTATATGGGCTTCAATGAAGTCTTCCCAGATGTAAAGTACTATGACGATCTAACTGCAGACGATTTCGATACCAATACCCACAAAATAAAATCCAATGTCAAAACATCCGTTTCCAACTTGAAGGGTGCACACACGATGATGTTCAAGTTCGGCGTCACCTACTGGTTCATCTAA
- a CDS encoding SO_0444 family Cu/Zn efflux transporter yields MESIITFIKEFITLFSEMAPFLLLGFLLAGILHVWVPNQVYVPKISKPNFKSVLWAALFGVPLPICSCGVIPTSIALRREGASKGASVSFLISTPATGVDSILATYSLLGLPFAILRPIAAFVTAMFGGVLTNFVSRGESAEVATAKHKDSHKHHEHEHEHEHHDHDHDREHHHEHCGCGEHEHCGCDVSMNSANMKKSFVQKVGETIEYGLVNMVGDVSKWLMIGLLLGALISAFVPNELFLALREYPILCMICVLLLAMPMYTCATGSIPLALALVAKGITPGAALVLLMAGPATSIASMLVVGKAFGKRTLAAYLFSIAFGAMFFGFIVDTFFMDTFLTAMLPHGSAECHGHGALGVFDYVCAGLLAAFMIYAKFAHKGCDGHCGCGCCDEHDHCDCDHDHDEEHEHSHCCHEHDEEHDHDHHEHHSEPASKTYRVNGMSCSHCKSCVEKAAFALEGVVFAVANVAKKELVIEGSVDESALKTAIEEAGFEFGGEA; encoded by the coding sequence ATGGAATCGATCATTACGTTTATCAAGGAATTTATCACGCTGTTTTCTGAAATGGCGCCATTCCTTTTGCTTGGTTTTTTGCTTGCTGGCATTCTCCATGTGTGGGTGCCTAATCAGGTGTATGTGCCTAAAATTTCGAAGCCGAATTTTAAATCGGTGTTGTGGGCGGCGCTGTTTGGTGTCCCGCTTCCGATTTGCAGTTGCGGCGTGATTCCGACTTCGATTGCGCTTAGGCGAGAAGGCGCGAGCAAGGGCGCGAGTGTGAGCTTTTTGATTTCGACACCTGCGACGGGTGTGGATTCTATTTTGGCAACGTATTCTTTGCTTGGGCTTCCGTTTGCAATTTTGCGTCCGATTGCCGCTTTTGTAACGGCCATGTTTGGCGGTGTTTTGACAAACTTTGTTTCACGTGGCGAATCTGCGGAAGTTGCTACCGCGAAACACAAGGACTCGCATAAACATCATGAACATGAACATGAACATGAGCATCATGATCATGACCATGACCGCGAACACCATCATGAACATTGCGGTTGTGGTGAACATGAACATTGTGGTTGCGACGTTTCGATGAACTCTGCGAACATGAAAAAATCTTTTGTTCAAAAAGTGGGTGAAACTATTGAATATGGCCTTGTCAATATGGTCGGCGATGTAAGCAAGTGGCTTATGATCGGGCTTTTGCTTGGGGCGTTGATTTCTGCATTTGTTCCCAATGAACTGTTCCTTGCGTTGCGTGAATATCCAATCCTTTGCATGATTTGCGTACTGCTCTTGGCCATGCCGATGTACACGTGTGCGACTGGTTCTATTCCGCTTGCGCTTGCGCTTGTGGCGAAGGGAATTACACCGGGTGCTGCTCTTGTGCTTTTGATGGCTGGGCCTGCAACGAGCATTGCTTCTATGCTTGTGGTGGGTAAGGCGTTTGGCAAGAGAACGCTTGCGGCTTACTTGTTCTCGATTGCGTTTGGTGCGATGTTCTTTGGATTTATCGTCGATACGTTCTTTATGGATACGTTCCTTACAGCGATGCTTCCGCATGGTTCTGCGGAATGTCATGGACATGGTGCTTTAGGCGTATTTGATTACGTTTGTGCGGGCTTGCTTGCTGCATTCATGATTTATGCGAAGTTTGCTCACAAAGGTTGCGACGGGCATTGTGGTTGCGGTTGCTGCGACGAACACGACCACTGCGATTGCGATCACGACCATGATGAAGAGCATGAACATAGCCATTGCTGTCACGAGCATGACGAAGAACATGATCATGACCATCACGAACACCATTCTGAACCGGCATCAAAAACTTACCGCGTGAACGGCATGAGTTGCAGCCATTGCAAATCGTGTGTCGAAAAGGCTGCGTTTGCGTTAGAAGGTGTTGTTTTTGCGGTGGCGAATGTCGCAAAAAAAGAACTCGTCATCGAGGGGTCCGTTGACGAGTCTGCGTTGAAAACTGCGATTGAAGAAGCCGGTTTTGAGTTCGGCGGTGAAGCCTAG
- a CDS encoding dTDP-glucose 4,6-dehydratase, with amino-acid sequence MKRSIVITGGAGFIGSHVVRLFVNKYPDYKIINLDKLTYAGNLANLKDVENKPNYKFVKMDICDFDAFYKLMQDEHVDGIIHLAAESHVDRSIKDPFTFAKTNIMGTLTLLQAAKLYWESLPEKYEGKRFYHISTDEVYGALKMNHPEGITPPFTTTASSSEHHLAYGDDFFYEATKYTPHSPYSASKAGSDHFVRAFHDTYGMPTIVTNCSNNYGPYQFPEKLIPLFINNIRHKKPLPVYGKGENVRDWLFVEDHARAIDVIFHNGKIAETYNIGGFNEWKNIDIIKVVIKTVDKLLGRAEGEDLNLITYVTDRLGHDARYAIDSTKLQKELGWEPSLQFEEGIEKTVRWYLDNQEWLDNITSGDYEKYYETMYKNR; translated from the coding sequence ATGAAACGTTCTATTGTGATTACAGGCGGCGCTGGTTTTATCGGAAGCCACGTGGTGCGCTTATTTGTGAACAAGTACCCGGATTATAAAATTATCAATCTCGATAAGCTTACTTACGCGGGTAATCTCGCAAATCTCAAGGATGTTGAAAATAAGCCGAACTACAAGTTCGTGAAGATGGATATTTGCGATTTTGACGCTTTCTACAAGCTTATGCAAGATGAACATGTCGATGGCATTATCCATCTCGCTGCCGAAAGTCACGTGGACCGCTCCATCAAGGATCCGTTCACCTTTGCGAAGACGAACATCATGGGCACGCTTACGCTTTTGCAGGCTGCCAAACTCTATTGGGAATCGCTCCCCGAAAAGTACGAAGGCAAACGTTTCTACCACATTTCGACGGATGAAGTTTACGGAGCCCTCAAGATGAACCACCCGGAAGGCATCACGCCTCCGTTCACCACGACGGCGTCCAGTTCGGAACACCACTTGGCTTATGGCGACGACTTCTTCTACGAGGCAACGAAGTACACGCCGCATAGCCCGTATTCCGCATCTAAGGCTGGCTCCGACCATTTCGTTCGCGCTTTCCATGATACTTACGGAATGCCGACGATTGTCACGAACTGCTCTAACAACTACGGTCCGTACCAGTTCCCCGAAAAGCTTATCCCGCTTTTCATCAACAACATTCGCCACAAGAAGCCGCTCCCGGTTTACGGCAAGGGCGAAAACGTCCGTGACTGGCTCTTTGTCGAAGACCATGCCCGCGCGATTGACGTGATTTTCCATAACGGAAAAATTGCCGAGACGTACAACATCGGCGGCTTCAACGAATGGAAGAACATCGACATCATCAAGGTCGTGATCAAGACCGTCGATAAACTCCTTGGTCGCGCCGAAGGCGAAGACCTGAACCTCATCACTTACGTGACGGACCGCCTGGGCCACGACGCTCGCTATGCCATTGACTCCACCAAGCTCCAGAAGGAACTCGGTTGGGAACCATCGTTGCAGTTTGAAGAAGGCATCGAAAAGACTGTGCGCTGGTACCTCGACAACCAGGAATGGCTCGACAACATCACGAGCGGCGATTACGAAAAGTATTACGAAACGATGTACAAGAATAGGTAA
- the rfbA gene encoding glucose-1-phosphate thymidylyltransferase RfbA: MKGIVLAGGSGTRLYPLTMVTSKQLLPVYDKPMIYYPLSTLMLAGIRDILIISTPTDLPNFERLLGDGSAMGLNLSYKVQPSPDGLAQAFILGEEFIGDDCCAMVLGDNIFYGNGFSPLLKAAVKNAEQNGRASVFGYYVEDPERFGVVEFDKDGKVISVEEKPKEPKSNYAITGLYFYDNRVSGFAKSQKPSARGELEITDLNKTYLDKGELDVKLLGRGFAWLDTGTMDSLIEAGEFVKMIENRQGIQISAVEEIAYINGWIDKEKLLESAAKYGKSPYGQHLKKVAEGKIRY, encoded by the coding sequence ATGAAAGGAATCGTACTCGCTGGAGGCTCCGGCACGCGTCTGTATCCGCTTACGATGGTCACGTCGAAGCAACTTTTGCCGGTTTACGACAAGCCGATGATTTATTACCCGCTTTCGACACTCATGTTGGCGGGCATTCGTGACATTCTCATTATTTCGACTCCGACGGATTTGCCGAACTTCGAACGTTTGCTTGGCGATGGCTCTGCCATGGGCCTCAACTTGAGCTACAAGGTGCAACCGAGCCCGGACGGACTTGCCCAGGCATTTATCCTTGGCGAAGAATTCATTGGCGATGACTGTTGCGCAATGGTCCTTGGCGATAACATTTTTTATGGAAACGGCTTTAGCCCGCTCTTGAAAGCCGCCGTCAAGAATGCCGAACAGAATGGACGTGCGAGCGTATTCGGCTATTATGTCGAAGACCCGGAACGCTTTGGGGTCGTGGAATTCGATAAAGATGGCAAGGTGATTTCGGTGGAAGAAAAACCGAAGGAACCGAAGAGCAATTACGCCATTACAGGCCTTTATTTCTATGACAACCGCGTGAGCGGCTTTGCCAAGAGCCAGAAGCCGAGCGCTCGTGGCGAACTTGAAATTACAGACCTCAACAAGACTTACCTTGACAAAGGCGAACTCGACGTGAAACTCCTCGGTCGCGGTTTTGCATGGCTCGATACCGGTACTATGGATAGCCTCATCGAAGCGGGCGAGTTTGTAAAAATGATTGAAAACCGCCAAGGCATCCAAATTTCTGCAGTCGAAGAAATCGCCTACATCAACGGTTGGATTGACAAGGAAAAATTGCTGGAATCGGCCGCCAAGTACGGAAAGTCTCCTTACGGGCAACACTTGAAGAAGGTCGCCGAAGGAAAAATTCGTTATTAG
- a CDS encoding helix-turn-helix transcriptional regulator encodes MCKASNLQNISIDTLFELSEFFKFFGDTTRIRVIHLLLSGEMSVSAIAEKLNLEQSVVSHQLRILRTANLVKPTRDGRKIYYALDDGHIGEIFNTGLAHILHKKKG; translated from the coding sequence ATGTGCAAAGCATCGAATTTGCAAAATATTTCTATCGATACGCTATTTGAACTATCTGAGTTCTTCAAGTTCTTTGGCGATACAACTCGCATTCGCGTGATTCATCTGTTGCTTTCGGGCGAGATGTCGGTGAGTGCCATTGCCGAAAAATTGAACTTGGAACAATCTGTGGTGAGCCATCAGTTGCGCATTCTGCGTACGGCGAATCTCGTGAAGCCGACTCGTGACGGTCGCAAAATTTATTACGCGCTCGATGATGGGCACATCGGCGAAATTTTCAATACAGGTCTTGCTCACATTTTGCATAAGAAGAAGGGTTAA
- a CDS encoding NAD(P)H-hydrate dehydratase has product MCSLQSLNLQPILSTEGMRGLDSASKKYFAKEATSEPSETDVIQSGYTLMQEAGLALFKFVQTKSLEPIAVFIGGGNNGGDGLVLAKHLLQAGIKSTVFSLANENKFKNEAKLALDDFLQAGGSLFDFKKIIEDPKQASLLLHDGFKLIVDCMLGNGAKGELRLEFASAVEAINKSELPVIAADAPTGYDSSAHICNEVCVHANETMLFGFPRLDAYAKEGGRAFGKVTVAPLKYPAELIPQFDEKVYLVTEDVIPQLTPKRDEWGDKRVQGSPLIIAGSKDMPGAAALCTEAALRSGAGLVALAVPQAIAPILQAKLSEPVFCGLEDKAGENCRDDGTAESRATDTGKCSENRNNLLNENRGVLQPQHIPTLLKRAKHASAIAIGPGLSTNTGTIQTVLDLLPQLNVPTVIDADALNAIATLNDCATANNNATANGNATPNSAVNRATLDCAAISDRMAINDCAAVQYLRNLQTSAILTPHIREFARLFGNLPENSCEIPSRLREIAESTNKVILLKGAPTYIASPDGNVYVIPVANSGMAKGGSGDVLTGIIVALLSQGLAPTEAAVLGALLHQKAGRITREELGAFSMLPSDVIKNLYKSFVLNLA; this is encoded by the coding sequence ATGTGTTCGCTCCAGTCCTTGAATTTGCAACCAATCCTTTCAACAGAAGGCATGCGCGGCCTCGATTCCGCGTCAAAGAAATATTTTGCAAAAGAGGCTACGAGCGAACCGTCCGAAACAGACGTTATCCAAAGCGGATACACGTTGATGCAAGAAGCCGGACTTGCATTGTTCAAATTCGTTCAAACAAAATCTCTTGAGCCAATCGCTGTATTTATTGGCGGAGGGAACAACGGCGGAGACGGGCTTGTACTCGCAAAGCATCTGTTGCAAGCAGGAATTAAAAGTACTGTTTTCAGCCTTGCCAATGAGAATAAATTCAAAAACGAAGCCAAGTTAGCGCTAGACGATTTTCTGCAAGCCGGCGGTTCTCTTTTTGATTTCAAGAAAATTATCGAAGACCCCAAGCAAGCATCGCTCCTTTTGCACGATGGATTCAAGCTCATTGTCGATTGCATGCTCGGGAACGGTGCTAAAGGTGAATTGCGTTTAGAATTTGCAAGCGCGGTAGAGGCTATCAACAAAAGCGAACTCCCCGTCATCGCAGCCGATGCTCCCACGGGTTACGATTCAAGCGCACACATTTGCAACGAAGTTTGCGTTCACGCAAATGAAACCATGTTATTTGGATTCCCGCGGCTTGACGCCTACGCAAAAGAAGGGGGTCGAGCATTCGGTAAAGTTACGGTCGCTCCGCTTAAATACCCCGCTGAGCTTATCCCGCAATTCGACGAAAAAGTTTACCTCGTCACAGAAGATGTTATTCCGCAACTCACGCCCAAGCGCGACGAATGGGGCGACAAGCGCGTTCAAGGAAGTCCGCTCATTATTGCGGGTTCCAAGGACATGCCAGGCGCAGCCGCACTTTGCACAGAAGCTGCACTCCGCAGCGGCGCAGGACTTGTGGCATTGGCGGTGCCGCAAGCAATTGCGCCGATTTTGCAAGCAAAGCTCTCGGAACCTGTATTTTGTGGACTCGAAGATAAAGCAGGCGAAAATTGCCGCGACGACGGAACAGCGGAAAGCCGCGCCACCGATACTGGGAAATGCAGCGAAAATCGCAATAATCTCCTCAACGAGAATCGCGGGGTACTGCAACCGCAACACATTCCGACATTATTAAAGCGAGCAAAGCACGCCAGTGCCATCGCCATCGGGCCAGGACTTTCAACAAACACAGGTACAATCCAAACCGTTTTGGATTTGCTCCCGCAGTTGAACGTTCCAACAGTCATCGATGCCGATGCATTGAACGCCATCGCGACTTTAAACGACTGCGCCACAGCAAATAACAACGCTACAGCTAATGGCAACGCAACGCCAAACAGCGCCGTCAACAGAGCAACACTAGATTGCGCGGCTATAAGCGACCGCATGGCTATAAACGACTGCGCGGCAGTCCAGTATTTGCGCAATCTGCAAACATCCGCAATTTTAACGCCGCACATCCGCGAATTTGCAAGACTCTTTGGGAACCTTCCCGAAAATAGTTGCGAGATTCCTAGCCGATTAAGAGAAATCGCCGAAAGTACAAACAAAGTCATTCTTTTAAAAGGCGCCCCCACCTACATCGCCTCACCCGACGGAAATGTTTACGTCATCCCTGTTGCAAACTCAGGCATGGCAAAAGGCGGAAGTGGTGATGTACTCACGGGCATTATCGTCGCATTACTTTCGCAGGGGCTCGCCCCGACAGAAGCCGCCGTACTCGGCGCACTTTTGCACCAGAAAGCAGGCCGCATCACACGCGAAGAACTCGGTGCATTCAGCATGCTTCCAAGCGATGTGATCAAGAATCTGTACAAATCATTTGTACTAAACCTCGCTTAA